The genomic DNA GATGATGAAAACAACAATTGGTGATATTGATTTAGAATTATGGACAAAAGAAGCTCCCAAAGCATGtagaaattttatacaattgtGTATGGAGGGATATTATGATGATACTATTTTTCATAGAATTATTAAAGGGTTTATAGCACAAGGTGGTGATCCAACGGGTACAGGTGAAGGAGGTGAAAGTATATATGGACAGCCATTTAAGGTATGCAATTGTTGAATACGAAactaatattcttttttattgaaCAATGACTATGAAATGTACATGCTTTAGGATGAATTTCATACAAGATTACGTTTCTGCCGGCGTGGTTTGCTTGCTATGGCTGGTGCTGGCAAAGATGATAATGGTTCTCAgttcttttttacttttggTCCTACACCAGAATTGCAGAATAAGCATACTATCTTTGGCAAAGTTACTGGAGAAACTGTATATAATATGCTAAAACTTGAAGAAGCACTTGTGGATGAAgtaaatttcaataaagaaacttacaattaattatagaaagactgataaaaaatatatttttatggtTTTAGAATGATAGACCTCTTTATCCTCCAAAAGTTATAAAGacagaaatattaaacaatcCATTCTCTGATATTGTACCAAGAGTAACAACGACAagtgaagaaataaaagataGTACAAGAAGTAAAAAAACAGGAGTGAAGTAAGATAAGCAAacgaatagaatatttatttagacTCATAATATCCCTTGTAACACATTTTGTTGTAGAAACTTTAATCTTTTGTCTTTTggagaagaagcagaagaagatGAGGAAGAATCTGTGACACTGAATAAACAGTTGAGTGGTAAAAGCAAGTCAGCTCATGACAATTTAACTGATCCAAAATTAAGCACTCAAACAGCTGTTGAACCAGCTGGTCCTCcgagtaaaaaaaagaaagaagatcgCAGTAGTGATTGGGAAAGCGATGACGAAGTAAAAACTACAGAAGAATTAGAAACtataaagaaggaaaaagagtgggtatattatatttaatatttttc from Osmia bicornis bicornis chromosome 15, iOsmBic2.1, whole genome shotgun sequence includes the following:
- the LOC114877552 gene encoding spliceosome-associated protein CWC27 homolog, coding for MSNIYIQEPPTTGKVMMKTTIGDIDLELWTKEAPKACRNFIQLCMEGYYDDTIFHRIIKGFIAQGGDPTGTGEGGESIYGQPFKDEFHTRLRFCRRGLLAMAGAGKDDNGSQFFFTFGPTPELQNKHTIFGKVTGETVYNMLKLEEALVDENDRPLYPPKVIKTEILNNPFSDIVPRVTTTSEEIKDSTRSKKTGVKNFNLLSFGEEAEEDEEESVTLNKQLSGKSKSAHDNLTDPKLSTQTAVEPAGPPSKKKKEDRSSDWESDDEVKTTEELETIKKEKDAMKERIKSKLTTKKDPKKVETYKVDDVEDDKDEEEYYLGKDRDLERKRKAEEIRKEIRDLKRDVKNEKKAKEADKKIQQEQEEKKEKKTEVMKKYIETQEKYKEAKLQMPKKGKSREDFTMALLNKFKSKLQNAKEVVKEKSPGSPKAEDGNEEDFDPADESWMVHTLQCEEKVPILAKDASTKDDDWFEIYDPRNPLNKRRRGEKSSNSRDDRNRRNDSRRK